From Vreelandella neptunia, the proteins below share one genomic window:
- a CDS encoding TRAP transporter substrate-binding protein: MHHLWKRTLLITGATLLSSGIAYAQTPDLSDPPAIDGDIVGDHGSVTLRMGLGLAESSPQYISSQFFADILNQRSEGRISVNIFPNSQLGDDVQMMEMLQTGTLDMTYPSSSPATGYVEELAVFDLPFLLPTREAAIEAMRSDAAQEMLDAFDGSGIKALAFSENGFRQLSNSAREVSSPEDVAGLDVRGLSIRTMENPVHLAIWEALGANPTPMAFGELFSAMEQGVVDGQENPWSTILTSNFYEVQDYGSETRHVYTPFIKMISQRTWDRLDPEYQELVQEAALQAADYEIQLSSEYDDWARDQLEERGMQITRLDDEQIAAFQEAVEPVYEEWAPRIGEDLVAEFQRIAESSMTD; the protein is encoded by the coding sequence ATGCACCACCTTTGGAAACGTACTCTATTAATAACCGGCGCTACTCTGCTCAGCTCAGGTATCGCCTATGCGCAAACGCCTGATCTATCTGACCCGCCAGCGATTGATGGCGATATAGTGGGTGACCACGGCAGCGTCACCCTGCGTATGGGGCTAGGCTTAGCGGAAAGTTCGCCCCAGTACATCTCCAGCCAGTTCTTCGCGGATATTCTCAACCAGCGCAGCGAAGGCCGCATCAGCGTTAATATCTTCCCTAACAGCCAGCTTGGCGACGATGTGCAGATGATGGAAATGCTGCAGACCGGCACGCTGGATATGACTTATCCCTCCTCTTCACCTGCTACCGGCTACGTTGAGGAGCTGGCAGTTTTCGACCTCCCCTTCTTGCTACCTACCCGGGAAGCGGCTATTGAGGCCATGCGTAGCGATGCTGCTCAGGAAATGCTAGACGCCTTCGATGGTAGCGGCATCAAAGCCTTAGCATTTTCTGAGAATGGCTTTCGTCAGCTCTCCAACAGTGCTCGAGAAGTCTCCTCTCCAGAGGATGTGGCGGGACTAGACGTTCGCGGTCTATCTATTCGCACCATGGAAAACCCGGTGCACTTAGCTATTTGGGAAGCACTGGGCGCCAACCCGACCCCAATGGCATTTGGTGAGCTGTTCTCCGCCATGGAACAAGGCGTGGTCGATGGCCAGGAGAACCCTTGGAGCACCATTCTGACCTCCAATTTCTATGAAGTGCAGGACTACGGCTCCGAAACCCGCCATGTTTACACCCCCTTCATCAAGATGATCTCTCAGCGTACCTGGGATCGCCTCGACCCTGAGTATCAGGAGCTTGTTCAGGAAGCGGCGCTGCAGGCTGCCGATTATGAAATCCAGCTTTCCAGTGAGTACGACGACTGGGCACGGGATCAGCTTGAAGAGCGTGGTATGCAAATCACCCGCCTTGATGACGAGCAAATTGCCGCCTTCCAGGAAGCCGTAGAGCCGGTTTACGAAGAGTGGGCCCCGCGTATTGGTGAAGATCTAGTGGCTGAGTTTCAGCGCATTGCTGAGTCGTCAATGACGGACTGA